TAGCAAGAATTGTTCCGGATAGTTTTGAAATATCTATCTTTATTTTGGATAATTTGattaaacaaaatattaaatGGATAATTGTCTAGGCCCAAGAGGGTAGGCGAGTTGGTAAGGGACCTTTGTCTAAGGAAGTGTATGGTTCcaagtttgactcctcttacctccttgctGCCACTCACACGAAGTGTTTTGTGCTCTTTACTGTTTTcattgaaagttgaatggttttcattcaacctcggtatgacctagtccatgcagttgtggagTCATTATGGGCCGCAGGACTAGTCCGGTTTGGATACTTGTcgttagcccaaaaaaaaaaaaaaaaggataatgttTAGTacgtgtagaaacgcaaccgtaaaacaatgcagaagataatggaaaaataaaaacaaacaatgcacacaggtttacgacgacaagattgcctacgttctcggtgagatgagaacctgtttcactatcaatggaaaatagggttacagcgctcgtccttaCACCTCTCAGCATTGCTTACATTATAGaaaaagaaactctcgctacaaatatctagcaaaaaaccctaatccaaaaagtacaaaactaccctCAAAACATTCGAACGAGGGGCTACGCCCCCTACACCCTAGTTATGTAGGGGGcatcctgccccccttgcaacccccacggcccgttaATCGACTAGCGGAACTGTCATCACACGTGTTGAGGCGCCTGCACCAATACTTCCTGCATTAAACTAtgatgaaatacaagacatcgtacacgtACTATtactttgattttgaatttatttcTTGATATCAATTGAAGCGGTACAATTAATAAGTCACTAATCAAGGAAACGTAAATTACAACAGGCTGCACTGACCATATGCCGGCAATCggattttccattaaaatttaAAGACGACAAGCAACAAACAATAAAAGAGGATGGGATCTACTGAATCAAATTTGGTCCATGAATCAAAGATATAGTAAAAATTCCTGAATCTTCAAAGATCCAGGAATTGAATTGAGTCTCAATCTCCAAATTAATCCCCAATCTGGACTGGCTCGAAACCTTTCTCAATGGATTCCTTGACTGCATCTAGAACCAGTTGTGTCTTCCTGATGATGCTAGGCCACTTAGTCTCTGGTTTGGAACCACTCTCCTTTATACGTTTCACCAACCTAGAGAACTCCCTCACCATGCAAGCTTCCTGAGAGAGATCTGTTGTGACCACATGCTGAGAAGGCAATGGAACCCAACCTGAAACGAGCTCTGTGAAGCCAGTCTGAGATGCAGCAGAAAATGAAGCAGCTCTCTCTTGGTGAGGTACAATAAAATCATGGACATGTAGAGTTCCTTTCGTTCCAATCGCGGTTATATCTAAGGTCAAATTGGAGAGGAATGAGCAATGGAAAGTTGATGTCTTCCCATCCTCCCACTGTAAAGAAGATCCACAAGCCAAGATCACCCCTGCTTCATTAAGAACAGGTCCACGAAGGGCAGTCACTGTTTTGGGCAGTTCATAGTCAGCAGCCCACAATATTGAACTGATGCAGTACCAACCTAAACCACCAAGAGCCCCAAGGCTATCAAGATCTGGCTTTACCCGGATATCGTTCTTCAGAAAATCATCACTAGCAGCAAAGGAAGAGAAGCTGTGAACCTGCAAGGACAAGGGGGTCACCTTTAATTCAGTATAGTCGATCAGAATTAAACCAAGAAAAGCCCTCCATCCTAGCCACTCAAGTCATTTCCTTTGTAACATTTTGTGTCCCTTAACAATCTTGAAATAATTATGATATATGGAcatggaagaactcaaccccataaatagACTTACAAGATGAGGGAACAGGACCACATCGACCTACTTCAATTTTCGTGTTAAACCGTTATGGGATCAACCCCCATCTGACTGATATATTGAACAGTGTAACAAATTACCCGTCATCCCTTTCCTCCATCCACTCTAATTTATATATACCCCATAGATGAATGTATGATCAAATCAAGATAATGTAGGTAGAGAAAATCCAACATTATCTATGAAATGTAAGGGTTAAGgatcaagaattgaagaaacttGCCATCTTGAGCTGACCGAAACGCTTTGAATCAGA
This genomic stretch from Macadamia integrifolia cultivar HAES 741 chromosome 2, SCU_Mint_v3, whole genome shotgun sequence harbors:
- the LOC122059116 gene encoding uncharacterized oxidoreductase At4g09670-like: MAETPIRFGILGCATIARKLSRAITLSPISSLYAVGSRSLDKAKKFAAENGFPPSAKIYGSYEAVLDDPNVDAVYIPLPTSLHLKWAVLAAEKKKHLLLEKPVALNVAEFDRIIEACEANGVQFMDGSMWMHHPRTAKMKEFLSDSKRFGQLKMVHSFSSFAASDDFLKNDIRVKPDLDSLGALGGLGWYCISSILWAADYELPKTVTALRGPVLNEAGVILACGSSLQWEDGKTSTFHCSFLSNLTLDITAIGTKGTLHVHDFIVPHQERAASFSAASQTGFTELVSGWVPLPSQHVVTTDLSQEACMVREFSRLVKRIKESGSKPETKWPSIIRKTQLVLDAVKESIEKGFEPVQIGD